Proteins found in one Sorghum bicolor cultivar BTx623 chromosome 1, Sorghum_bicolor_NCBIv3, whole genome shotgun sequence genomic segment:
- the LOC110431860 gene encoding plastidal glycolate/glycerate translocator 1, chloroplastic-like isoform X2 has translation MAATAMVAITNLGCRHDPLSSLPRATSAPARSCTLPPRRRRCRPLTPRSSCCSPPSSSVSPRRVLRPTAALKRIPAGDTSFVGPANNDATTLNHRSSSSDLRRSLIIPNSTASTGHATASSGVLPSILGVAHLAVSLGIMLAADKFLKKAFVAAGIKFPSALFGMFCVFSVLVVFDIFAPPVAKAFMNFFEPATMFIKRWLPVFYVPTLVVFPLAITEIPAASALKIFAITFGGWFATLTVAGYTVLAVRNLVKTELIPDTEPVSKPSPFSTSEIWSWTAIFVASFGVAYFNPTALGTTAKTCLPFLLAANVLGYMVGSGLPAGVKKVLHPVISCALSADLAAAAYGYLSGSGFDAVLGDYLTKAASNPGAGDILMGFLGSVIISFAFSIFKQRKLVKRHAAEIFTSVAIGATFSLYSTAIIGRLVGLEPSLTISMLPRCITLALALSIVSFFEGVNSSVTAVVVVLTGLLGANFVLAAMEKLRLNDPISRGIATAASAQGLGTAALSAKEPEALPFCAISYSFTGIFGSLICSIPAVRQSLIFIAG, from the exons ATGGCCGCCACCGCCATGGTTGCGATTACTAATTTAGGCTGCCGCCATGACCCGCTCTCCTCCCTTCCCCGCGCCACGTCGGCGCCCGCCCGCTCCTGTACGcttcctcctcgccgccgccgatgcAGACCGCTCACTCCCCGTTCTTCTTGCTGCTCCCCGCCTTCCTCCTCCGTCTCTCCGCGCCGGGTCCTCCGGCCAACAGCAGCACTGAAGCGCATCCCTGCCGGCGACACCAGCTTCGTGGGTCCAGCCAATAATGACGCCACCACGCTTAACCACCGATCGTCATCGTCCGACCTTCGCCGAAGTCTGATCATCCCCAACTCCACCGCTAGCACCGGACACGCCACTGCTTCCTCAGGAGTGCTCCCCTCT ATTCTTGGGGTGGCACATCTGGCTGTGTCGCTGGGCATTATGCTCGCCGCCGACAAGTTCCTCAAAAAGGCATTCGTCGCCGCGGGCATCAAGTTCCCAAGCGCCCTCTTCGGCATGTTCTGTGTCTTCTCCGTGCTGGTCGTCTTCGACATATTCGCGCCTCCTGTCGCCAAGGCGTTCATGAACTTCTTTGAGCCTGCCACAATGTTCATCAAGAGGTGGCTACCCGTGTTCTACGTCCCGACGCTGGTCGTGTTTCCGCTCGCCATCACGGAGATCCCAGCGGCTTCAGCGCTCAAGATTTTTGCAATCACTT TTGGTGGCTGGTTTGCTACCCTCACGGTTGCAGGATATACAGTGTTAGCTGTGAGAAACCTTGTGAAAACAGAGCTTATTCCAGATACAGAGCCTGTGAGCAAGCCGTCGCCATTTTCTACGTCGGAAATCTGGTCATGGACTGCTATATTCGTCGCATCATTTGGTGTTGCATATTTCAATCCCACGGCACTTGGTACCACCGCAAAAACATGCCTTCCTTTCCTGCTTGCTGCTAACGTGCTGGGATACATGGTTGGTTCTGG GTTACCAGCTGGTGTCAAGAAAGTGTTGCATCCAGTCATCTCCTGCGCACTTTCTGCAGATTTGGCGGCAGCAGCGTATGGGTACCTCTCCGGGTCTGGATTTGATGCTGTGCTAG GTGATTACCTCACAAAGGCGGCCTCTAATCCTGGAGCCGGTGACATACTGATGGGTTTCCTTGGGTCTGTGATCATATCATTTGCATTCTCCATATTCAAACAGAGAAAG CTTGTAAAGAGGCACGCAGCAGAGATTTTCACATCAGTTGCCATTGGAGCTACATTCTCTCTGTACTCAACTGCTATCATAGGGCGCCTGGTTGGGCTAGAGCCATCGTTGACCATATCCATGCTGCCAAGGTGTATTACTCTGGCGCTGGCTTTGAGCATAGTATCTTTCTTTGAAG GAGTAAACTCTTCAGTAACTGCTGTCGTGGTTGTCCTTACCGGGCTCCTCGGTGCCAATTTTGTGCTAGCAGCAATGGAGAAACTTCGTCTGAACGACCCCATCTCCAGAGGAATAGCGACAGCTGCCAG TGCTCAAGGACTGGGAACAGCAGCACTGTCAGCCAAGGAACCCGAAGCACTCCCTTTCTGCGCCATCTCTTATAGTTTCACGGGAATCTTTGGCTCGCTGATTTGCTCGATTCCAGCAGTCAGGCAAAGCTTGATATTCATAGCTGGTTAA
- the LOC110431646 gene encoding 26S proteasome non-ATPase regulatory subunit 13 homolog B-like, translating to MALQYVEAQRQARPDLADWYASLADLYQRKLWHQLTLKLDQFLQLQAAQTGDTIIQLYNNFITDFETKINLLKLAHFAVIASRQYPDKDAAITFLEGVITKLRETRESRINEPILYVKMQIAAINLEKGNQKECKNLLDDGKTTLDSMTDVDPTVHASFYWISSQYHKARQEFAEFYKNALLYLAYTTVESLSESFKLDLAFDLSLAALLGDNIYNFGELLAHPIINSLIGTKVEWVYHMLQAFNTGNLALYQELCRVHNAALTAQPALVQNERKLLEKINILCLMEIIFSRPSEDRTIPLSVIAERTKLSISDVEYLLMKSLSVHLIEGIIDEVDSTVHVSWVQPRVLGIPQVKALRDRLDAWVGKVHTTLLSVEAETPDLVAA from the exons ATGGCGCTGCAGTACGTGGAGGCGCAGCGGCAGGCGCGCCCGGACCTCGCCGACTGGTACGCCTCCCTCGCCGACCTCTACCAGCGGAAGCTATGGCACCAGCTCACCCTCAAGCTCGACCAATTCCTACAGCTCCAGGCCGCACAG ACCGGAGACACTATCATTCAGCTCTACAACAATTTCATCACCGACTTTGAGACCAAGATTAATCTGCTCAAGCTTGCCCATTTTGCGGTGATAGCTTCTCGCCAGTACCCTGATAAGGATGCTGCAATTACTTTCTTAGAGGGGGTGATCACAAAGCTGCGTGAGACTAGAGAGTCGCGGATTAATGAACCAATTCTCTATGTGAAGATGCAAATTGCAGCTATTAATCTTGAGAAAGGAAACCAAAAGGAGTGCAAAAATTTGTTGGACGATGGGAAAACCACTCTGGATAGTATGACTGATGTCGATCCCACAGTTCATGCTAGCTTTTACTGGATATCATCTCAATACCACAAGGCCCGCCAAGAATTTGCAGAGTTCTATAAGAACGCTCTTCTCTATCTGGCCTACACAACTGTGGAGTCTCTATCTGAGTCATTCAAGCTA GACTTGGCTTTTGATCTTTCTCTAGCAGCGTTGTTGGGTGATAACATTTACAACTTTGGGGAGTTGTTAGCTCACCCAATT ATCAATAGTCTTATTGGAACCAAGGTGGAGTGGGTTTATCATATGTTACAAGCATTCAACACCGGCAACCTTGCTCTCTACCAAGAACTTTGCAGGGTTCACAATGCTGCTCTTACTGCACAACCAGCTTTGGTGCAGAATGAGCGGAAGCTGCTTGAGAAAATCAATATTCTTTGTCTGATGGAGATAATCTTtag CCGGCCATCTGAAGATAGAACTATTCCATTAAGTGTTATTGCCGAGCGGACTAAGCTTTCAATCAGTGACGTGGAGTATCTTCTTATGAAGAGCCTCTCG GTTCATCTTATTGAGGGAATAATTGATGAAGTGGACAGTACAGTTCATGTCTCGTGGGTCCAGCCCAGAGTGCTTGGAATTCCACAGGTTAAGGCTTTGCGCGACCGCCTGGATGCCTGGGTTGGAAAGGTGCATACCACATTGCTTTCAGTTGAGGCGGAAACCCCTGATCTTGTTGCTGCGTAA
- the LOC110431860 gene encoding plastidal glycolate/glycerate translocator 1, chloroplastic-like isoform X1 translates to MAATAMVAITNLGCRHDPLSSLPRATSAPARSCTLPPRRRRCRPLTPRSSCCSPPSSSVSPRRVLRPTAALKRIPAGDTSFVGPANNDATTLNHRSSSSDLRRSLIIPNSTASTGHATASSGVLPSILGVAHLAVSLGIMLAADKFLKKAFVAAGIKFPSALFGMFCVFSVLVVFDIFAPPVAKAFMNFFEPATMFIKRWLPVFYVPTLVVFPLAITEIPAASALKIFAITCMYYSRSRSHFSFHQNINKLERLLLYCFCFDLIFPAFSVGGWFATLTVAGYTVLAVRNLVKTELIPDTEPVSKPSPFSTSEIWSWTAIFVASFGVAYFNPTALGTTAKTCLPFLLAANVLGYMVGSGLPAGVKKVLHPVISCALSADLAAAAYGYLSGSGFDAVLGDYLTKAASNPGAGDILMGFLGSVIISFAFSIFKQRKLVKRHAAEIFTSVAIGATFSLYSTAIIGRLVGLEPSLTISMLPRCITLALALSIVSFFEGVNSSVTAVVVVLTGLLGANFVLAAMEKLRLNDPISRGIATAASAQGLGTAALSAKEPEALPFCAISYSFTGIFGSLICSIPAVRQSLIFIAG, encoded by the exons ATGGCCGCCACCGCCATGGTTGCGATTACTAATTTAGGCTGCCGCCATGACCCGCTCTCCTCCCTTCCCCGCGCCACGTCGGCGCCCGCCCGCTCCTGTACGcttcctcctcgccgccgccgatgcAGACCGCTCACTCCCCGTTCTTCTTGCTGCTCCCCGCCTTCCTCCTCCGTCTCTCCGCGCCGGGTCCTCCGGCCAACAGCAGCACTGAAGCGCATCCCTGCCGGCGACACCAGCTTCGTGGGTCCAGCCAATAATGACGCCACCACGCTTAACCACCGATCGTCATCGTCCGACCTTCGCCGAAGTCTGATCATCCCCAACTCCACCGCTAGCACCGGACACGCCACTGCTTCCTCAGGAGTGCTCCCCTCT ATTCTTGGGGTGGCACATCTGGCTGTGTCGCTGGGCATTATGCTCGCCGCCGACAAGTTCCTCAAAAAGGCATTCGTCGCCGCGGGCATCAAGTTCCCAAGCGCCCTCTTCGGCATGTTCTGTGTCTTCTCCGTGCTGGTCGTCTTCGACATATTCGCGCCTCCTGTCGCCAAGGCGTTCATGAACTTCTTTGAGCCTGCCACAATGTTCATCAAGAGGTGGCTACCCGTGTTCTACGTCCCGACGCTGGTCGTGTTTCCGCTCGCCATCACGGAGATCCCAGCGGCTTCAGCGCTCAAGATTTTTGCAATCACTTGTATGTATTATTCTCGTTCTCGATCACATTTTTCATTTCATCAGAACATTAATAAACTGGAACGGCTACTTTTATACTGTTTTTGTTTTGATTTGATTTTTCCCGCTTTTTCAGTTGGTGGCTGGTTTGCTACCCTCACGGTTGCAGGATATACAGTGTTAGCTGTGAGAAACCTTGTGAAAACAGAGCTTATTCCAGATACAGAGCCTGTGAGCAAGCCGTCGCCATTTTCTACGTCGGAAATCTGGTCATGGACTGCTATATTCGTCGCATCATTTGGTGTTGCATATTTCAATCCCACGGCACTTGGTACCACCGCAAAAACATGCCTTCCTTTCCTGCTTGCTGCTAACGTGCTGGGATACATGGTTGGTTCTGG GTTACCAGCTGGTGTCAAGAAAGTGTTGCATCCAGTCATCTCCTGCGCACTTTCTGCAGATTTGGCGGCAGCAGCGTATGGGTACCTCTCCGGGTCTGGATTTGATGCTGTGCTAG GTGATTACCTCACAAAGGCGGCCTCTAATCCTGGAGCCGGTGACATACTGATGGGTTTCCTTGGGTCTGTGATCATATCATTTGCATTCTCCATATTCAAACAGAGAAAG CTTGTAAAGAGGCACGCAGCAGAGATTTTCACATCAGTTGCCATTGGAGCTACATTCTCTCTGTACTCAACTGCTATCATAGGGCGCCTGGTTGGGCTAGAGCCATCGTTGACCATATCCATGCTGCCAAGGTGTATTACTCTGGCGCTGGCTTTGAGCATAGTATCTTTCTTTGAAG GAGTAAACTCTTCAGTAACTGCTGTCGTGGTTGTCCTTACCGGGCTCCTCGGTGCCAATTTTGTGCTAGCAGCAATGGAGAAACTTCGTCTGAACGACCCCATCTCCAGAGGAATAGCGACAGCTGCCAG TGCTCAAGGACTGGGAACAGCAGCACTGTCAGCCAAGGAACCCGAAGCACTCCCTTTCTGCGCCATCTCTTATAGTTTCACGGGAATCTTTGGCTCGCTGATTTGCTCGATTCCAGCAGTCAGGCAAAGCTTGATATTCATAGCTGGTTAA
- the LOC8055127 gene encoding putative pentatricopeptide repeat-containing protein At1g16830, with translation MLHGARRRTAPLPAALAAAFFASKPQPQPLPQLPTPQIVEAAVARCPSDGLALSFFLWCARRPGYFHPPSSFDRLLPAASRFASRLGTANELIRELQALGVPVKPQTFLLLLRLYWRGGLYPMVLDLFDQMRLWGFQPNAFAWNVVLDVLLRTGHLDAARHTLQYYPTPNYLTYAIVLTHLCRAGAWSGARSCFMEMLQLGFLPSAASLTAVFACCSKAGTVSELLQLLSFALVSGCKLSSAMWTCLIARLCREGRLEEACNMLAKMVDSGSSPSVVTYTPLVRGFLRAGRHEKARELLGSMMSASCSPDIVLYNVLMDSMAKERRYNEALDIYMHIHGSQIKPDAYTLSTLARVLQFSQNMGLLHRLILRSDISLDLVACNSVLSALCKSGFPSEAIQFYIDRIETCTSSDSYTHVGLLDSLCQLGRVNHAIDVYHNIIASAPESNAYVHAAILCGLVRQGQSLAALRILREAVRKKYAVNSVCYTVVLHGLFCVHLVEEAFRLFDQMKNSGLAPNTCTYNVMLRGLCRTRDLHAVKQLLTEMECADVKMDSISFNTVAVLLIKSQRIDSAVALIRDMLNLGMKPSNRTCSLLSQSTVYKSVLVDNTTPTVESDGSDSSSDLLVCSAS, from the coding sequence ATGCTCCACGGCGCGCGCAGGAGGACGGCGCCGCTCCCTGCCGCGCTCGCAGCCGCCTTCTTCGCTTCCAAGCCCCAGCCTCAGCCTCTGCCGCAGCTGCCAACGCCGCAGATCGTCGAAGCCGCCGTCGCGCGCTGCCCCTCAGACGGCCTCGCGCTCTCCTTCTTCCTGTGGTGTGCCCGCCGCCCCGGCTATTTCCACCCGCCCTCCTCCTTCGACCGCCTCCTCCCCGCCGCCTCCCGCTTCGCCTCCCGCCTCGGCACCGCCAACGAGCTTATCCGCGAGCTCCAGGCCCTCGGCGTCCCCGTCAAGCCCCAGACTTTCCTGCTCCTGCTCAGGCTTTACTGGCGCGGGGGCCTATACCCTATGGTGCTCGATCTGTTCGATCAAATGCGCCTCTGGGGATTCCAACCCAATGCCTTCGCCTGGAATGTCGTCCTCGACGTCCTGCTCAGGACAGGCCATCTTGACGCAGCGCGACACACGCTTCAGTACTACCCGACACCCAATTACCTCACCTACGCCATTGTGCTCACTCATCTCTGCAGGGCTGGGGCCTGGTCAGGCGCCCGGAGTTGTTTTATGGAAATGCTACAGTTGGGATTTCTCCCAAGTGCAGCTTCTCTCACTGCGGTTTTTGCCTGCTGCAGTAAGGCTGGAACTGTGTCTGAGCTTCTGCAACTGCTTTCTTTCGCGCTTGTCTCGGGTTGCAAGCTCAGCTCAGCCATGTGGACATGTTTGATCGCTCGTCTGTGCCGTGAGGGGCGACTAGAGGAGGCTTGTAATATGCTGGCAAAGATGGTGGATTCTGGTTCTTCTCCTTCGGTGGTCACCTACACTCCACTTGTCAGAGGATTCTTGCGAGCTGGTAGGCATGAAAAGGCCCGCGAGCTTTTGGGATCAATGATGTCTGCCAGCTGCAGCCCAGACATTGTTTTGTATAATGTTCTGATGGACAGCATGGCAAAGGAGAGAAGATACAATGAGGCCCTGGATATTTACATGCATATTCATGGCAGTCAGATAAAGCCAGATGCATACACCTTATCTACTTTAGCTCGGGTATTACAGTTTTCACAGAATATGGGCCTTCTTCACAGGTTGATTCTACGCTCCGATATCTCTCTTGATCTTGTGGCCTGCAATTCTGTGTTGAGTGCTCTGTGCAAGTCAGGTTTTCCATCTGAAGCCATCCAGTTCTACATTGATAGAATTGAGACATGCACCAGCTCGGACAGCTACACTCATGTCGGATTACTGGATAGTTTGTGCCAGTTAGGAAGGGTAAACCATGCAATCGATGTGTACCACAATATCATTGCGagtgctcctgaatcaaatgcCTATGTTCATGCAGCAATCCTCTGTGGCCTTGTTAGACAGGGTCAGAGCCTTGCGGCCTTGAGGATTTTAAGAGAGGCTGTACGGAAAAAATATGCTGTTAATTCTGTGTGCTACACTGTGGTTTTACATGGTCTTTTCTGTGTGCATCTGGTGGAAGAGGCTTTCAGGTTGTTTGACCAGATGAAAAATTCAGGATTAGCACCCAACACTTGTACATACAATGTGATGCTTCGTGGACTTTGTAGGACCAGGGATCTGCATGCTGTTAAGCAGTTGTTAACAGAAATGGAATGTGCTGATGTTAAAATGGACAGTATATCATTCAACACAGTAGCTGTGCTCCTAATTAAGTCACAGCGCATCGACTCAGCTGTTGCATTGATCAGAGACATGCTAAATCTAGGCATGAAGCCTAGTAACAGAACTTGTTCATTACTTTCTCAGTCCACTGTCTATAAATCTGTTTTGGTGGATAACACCACTCCCACTGTTGAAAGCGATGGGTCAGATTCGTCCAGTGATCTCCTTGTATGCTCAGCTTCATAG